One Vicinamibacteria bacterium genomic window carries:
- a CDS encoding polyhydroxyalkanoate synthesis regulator DNA-binding domain-containing protein has translation MRYIARMEGTGAARIIKRYQNRKLYDPATRRYVTLEELGAWVAGGQEVQVQDQKSGQDTTALTLAQVMLEGIKQSTARIPRQVLARVIRLGSSVGAGLEWAPEEATTRAREEAEKIVGGLLTRGRLTLEEALTLRQEIAQAVQRIVAEAQAGIESRIRSLLERAAPGKANPSLLALKGRLEAFETTLGKPRARKRGPREKKQRTA, from the coding sequence TTGCGTTATATTGCCCGCATGGAGGGGACGGGGGCAGCCCGCATCATCAAGCGCTACCAGAACCGCAAGCTCTACGATCCGGCCACCCGGCGCTACGTGACCCTGGAAGAGCTGGGGGCGTGGGTGGCGGGGGGGCAGGAGGTCCAGGTCCAGGACCAGAAGTCGGGCCAGGACACGACGGCCCTCACCCTCGCCCAGGTCATGCTGGAGGGCATCAAACAAAGCACGGCCCGCATCCCCCGCCAGGTCCTGGCCCGCGTGATTCGTCTCGGCTCGAGCGTGGGGGCAGGGCTGGAGTGGGCGCCTGAGGAAGCGACCACCCGGGCTCGGGAGGAGGCGGAAAAGATCGTGGGTGGCCTTCTCACCCGGGGCCGCCTCACCCTGGAAGAGGCCCTCACCCTGCGCCAGGAAATCGCCCAAGCCGTCCAGCGCATCGTGGCCGAGGCCCAAGCGGGGATCGAGAGCCGCATCCGCAGCCTCCTGGAGCGGGCGGCCCCGGGGAAGGCCAACCCATCCCTGCTCGCCCTCAAGGGTCGCCTCGAGGCCTTCGAAACCACCCTGGGGAAACCGCGGGCTCGCAAGCGCGGCCCCCGTGAGAAGAAACAACGGACCGCTTGA
- a CDS encoding DNA translocase FtsK, whose amino-acid sequence MGTESRRSTRGAELLGFLSFGLALMLLISLATFNPHDPAPFFRAGATGPARNFIGPAGAFLAELLVPQLFGVTALLLPLVLGLAGWKLFWCKPIEAPYTKGAGLLLMLLSLTAFATLTFGTVTFEAEPVRAGGAVGELLAALLTKDFNRTGAYIVVATTLFVSLILSTQFSFAILLNEVGARTGGRFQSLRTAWAHYLETRRKEKMRREVIRKHTQKEAPEGSESLPRVRKAKASQGEAEEGGDPRPLPTQRALPFVAEPAGDVELDARPEEAPPPKRRRAPAPEVKGDSSLPPLAILDEIQSGSSVDHERLYERGRILQAKCGEFGVLGSVKEIHPGPVVTTYEFKPDAGVKYSKIVTLADDLALALEAESIRIDRVSGKGNVGIELPNDVRETIYLREILESDSFRKAPGRVTLALGKTVGGDPYVTDLASMPHLLIAGSTGTGKSVGLNCMISSILYKSTPDEVRLILIDPKRLELGVYEDIPHLLTPVVTDAKVASNVLKWAVAEMEKRIRKLASEGVRNIEQFNNIIRAERATAEGEEELRPLHYIVIIIDELADLMMVSSHEVEESITRLAQMARAVGIHLILATQRPSVDVLTGLIKANFPSRISYRVAARVDSRTILDSIGAEHLLGRGDMLFLPPGSARLTRIHGAFVTEQEVARLTAYLRKAGRPQYDESVGKAERAAETAAVLDRDDLFDEAVRFVVQSGQASTSMLQRRFRIGFSRAGRLVDLMERDGIVGPADGSKPREILVAPDYYETVDSWPK is encoded by the coding sequence ATGGGCACGGAATCGAGGAGATCGACACGGGGCGCGGAGCTTCTGGGCTTCTTGTCCTTCGGCCTAGCGCTGATGTTGCTCATCAGCCTGGCTACCTTCAACCCCCACGACCCCGCTCCCTTCTTCCGGGCCGGGGCCACGGGACCCGCCCGCAATTTCATCGGCCCCGCGGGGGCCTTCCTGGCCGAACTCCTGGTCCCGCAGCTCTTCGGGGTGACCGCCCTGCTCCTGCCCCTCGTGCTGGGCCTGGCGGGCTGGAAGCTCTTCTGGTGCAAGCCCATCGAGGCCCCCTACACCAAGGGGGCCGGACTTCTGCTCATGCTTCTCTCCCTGACCGCCTTCGCCACCCTGACCTTCGGCACCGTGACCTTCGAGGCCGAGCCCGTGCGGGCGGGAGGTGCGGTAGGTGAGCTGCTGGCCGCGCTGCTCACCAAGGACTTCAACCGCACGGGGGCCTACATCGTAGTGGCCACCACCCTATTCGTGAGCCTCATCCTCTCCACCCAGTTCTCCTTCGCCATCCTTCTGAATGAGGTGGGGGCGCGGACGGGTGGCCGCTTCCAGTCCCTGCGCACGGCCTGGGCCCACTACCTGGAGACCCGACGCAAGGAGAAGATGCGCCGGGAGGTGATCCGCAAGCACACCCAGAAGGAGGCCCCGGAGGGAAGCGAGAGTCTGCCCCGCGTCCGCAAGGCCAAGGCTTCCCAGGGGGAAGCGGAGGAGGGGGGCGACCCCCGCCCCCTGCCCACGCAGAGGGCACTGCCCTTCGTCGCGGAGCCGGCGGGAGATGTCGAGCTGGACGCCCGCCCCGAGGAGGCTCCCCCGCCCAAGCGGCGCCGGGCGCCCGCCCCCGAGGTCAAGGGCGACTCCTCTCTCCCTCCCCTCGCCATCCTCGACGAGATCCAGTCGGGGTCGAGCGTGGACCACGAGCGCCTCTATGAACGGGGCCGCATCCTCCAGGCCAAGTGCGGGGAGTTCGGCGTGCTCGGTTCGGTGAAGGAGATCCACCCCGGCCCCGTGGTCACGACCTACGAGTTCAAGCCGGACGCGGGGGTGAAGTACTCGAAGATCGTGACCCTGGCCGACGACCTCGCCCTCGCCCTAGAAGCGGAGTCCATCCGCATCGACCGCGTCAGCGGCAAGGGCAACGTGGGGATCGAGCTGCCCAATGACGTCCGGGAGACCATCTACCTGCGCGAGATCCTGGAGTCGGACAGCTTCCGCAAGGCCCCCGGCCGAGTCACCCTCGCCCTGGGCAAGACGGTGGGGGGCGACCCCTACGTCACCGACTTGGCGAGCATGCCTCATCTCCTCATCGCCGGTTCCACGGGGACGGGGAAGAGCGTTGGCCTCAACTGCATGATCTCCAGCATCCTCTACAAGTCCACCCCGGACGAGGTGCGCCTCATCCTGATCGATCCCAAGCGGCTCGAGCTCGGGGTCTACGAGGACATTCCGCATCTGCTCACCCCCGTGGTCACCGACGCCAAGGTGGCTTCTAACGTCCTCAAGTGGGCGGTGGCGGAGATGGAGAAACGGATCCGCAAGCTGGCCTCGGAGGGCGTGCGCAACATCGAGCAATTCAACAACATCATCCGGGCCGAGCGGGCCACCGCGGAGGGCGAAGAGGAGTTGCGCCCCCTGCACTACATCGTGATCATCATCGACGAGCTGGCCGATCTCATGATGGTGTCCTCCCACGAGGTGGAGGAATCCATCACCCGCCTGGCCCAGATGGCGCGGGCGGTGGGAATCCACTTGATCCTGGCCACCCAGCGGCCGTCCGTCGACGTGCTCACCGGCCTCATCAAGGCCAACTTCCCTTCCCGCATCTCCTACCGGGTGGCGGCCCGGGTGGACAGCCGGACCATCCTGGACTCCATCGGGGCCGAGCACCTTCTGGGGCGAGGGGACATGCTCTTCCTCCCCCCCGGGAGCGCCCGCCTCACCCGCATCCACGGAGCCTTCGTGACCGAGCAGGAGGTCGCGCGCCTCACCGCCTACCTCCGCAAGGCGGGCCGGCCCCAGTACGACGAGAGCGTGGGCAAGGCCGAGCGGGCGGCGGAGACGGCCGCGGTACTGGACCGCGACGATCTCTTCGACGAAGCGGTGCGCTTCGTGGTTCAGAGCGGGCAAGCTTCGACCAGCATGCTGCAGCGCCGGTTCCGCATCGGGTTCTCGCGCGCGGGCCGCCTCGTCGACCTCATGGAGCGCGACGGCATCGTGGGGCCGGCGGATGGGTCCAAGCCCCGCGAGATCCTGGTTGCTCCCGACTACTACGAGACCGTGGATAGCTGGCCGAAGTGA
- a CDS encoding phasin family protein: MAKRTKSAGRKAPQPARVARTAPHAKTAGARLKDTWYATLGALTSAEENLEKQVRRLLKRNKVTTRDASAMLKDIGALIGRERRRALKDLDGRMKALQARVRKERKAVSRTVNDAVHAALAAVNIPSRHEVHELTRKVDELSRKIDRFKR, from the coding sequence ATGGCAAAGAGAACGAAGTCGGCCGGCCGCAAGGCACCGCAGCCCGCGCGGGTGGCGCGCACGGCCCCCCACGCGAAGACCGCAGGCGCGCGGCTAAAGGATACCTGGTACGCGACCCTGGGGGCCTTGACCTCCGCGGAGGAGAACTTGGAGAAGCAGGTCCGGCGTCTGCTCAAAAGGAACAAGGTCACGACGAGGGACGCGTCCGCCATGCTGAAGGACATCGGCGCCCTCATCGGCCGCGAGCGCAGAAGGGCGCTGAAGGACCTCGACGGGCGTATGAAGGCCCTCCAGGCCCGCGTGCGCAAAGAGCGCAAGGCAGTGAGCCGCACCGTGAATGACGCCGTGCACGCGGCCTTGGCCGCGGTCAACATCCCAAGCCGGCACGAGGTACACGAGCTGACGCGCAAAGTGGACGAGCTGTCCCGGAAGATCGATCGCTTCAAGCGCTGA
- a CDS encoding N-acetylmuramoyl-L-alanine amidase codes for MKVACGTVGGLVLIAALLAPAPADAARPDGALFQEARHAEATLHASPKLQADPTVWEHVIMRYRKVVARYPKSGYCDDSLLAIGNLYRQMAGQFKIPKYNDDAVQAYRALVAEYPSSRLGEKALFAVVEVAQESGDRKRLAEAGRAYLAACPDAERAAQIKALLRKKAPVQAAALPSPPPPGLAQVYDLRFWSGESSTRVVIDLERKIPLRYDRIADPDRLWVDLVGTRLHPNLTSRSFPVGDGLLEKVRIGQNKDDVVRVVLDFKDVKEHSVFYLEDPTRTRLVVDVRGTPRPGEAPRSSAAPGPTALASPETIDRLPSRRITAMLEPLPGASRARPNPRLAIDGGEPVRRAAGPVPPAPPEVNRAGSYSLARQLGLGARRIVIDPGHGGHDPGTIGRGGLQEKDLVLDVCLRLEKLVRTELGAEVIMTRASDSYVALEERTAIANSKAADLFLSVHANSSRNPTARGIETYFLNFAGTPHAEAVAARENAISAATLKDLQGLVKAITLNSKIDESRDFAASIQEAMVEHLRTRHPVEDRGVHTAPFYVLIGANMPSILAEIAFVSNPDDEKQLKTNEYRELIAQSLLKGVRSYLEALSRTQTRQLTGSGRRSTVAEREASR; via the coding sequence GTGAAAGTCGCGTGCGGCACCGTCGGCGGGCTGGTCCTGATCGCGGCCCTTCTTGCCCCTGCCCCGGCCGATGCCGCCCGCCCCGACGGAGCGCTCTTCCAGGAGGCCCGGCACGCGGAGGCGACCCTCCACGCCTCCCCAAAGCTCCAGGCCGACCCGACCGTGTGGGAGCACGTGATCATGCGCTACCGCAAGGTGGTGGCGCGCTACCCCAAGAGCGGATACTGCGACGACTCCCTCCTGGCCATCGGCAACCTCTATCGCCAGATGGCGGGCCAGTTCAAGATTCCCAAATACAACGACGACGCCGTGCAGGCCTACAGGGCCCTGGTGGCGGAATACCCGAGCAGCCGGCTGGGCGAGAAGGCCCTCTTCGCCGTGGTCGAGGTGGCCCAGGAGTCGGGAGACCGCAAGCGCCTAGCGGAGGCCGGCCGCGCCTACCTGGCCGCCTGTCCGGACGCGGAGCGGGCGGCGCAAATCAAAGCCTTGCTCCGCAAGAAGGCGCCCGTCCAGGCGGCTGCCCTCCCTAGCCCGCCCCCGCCCGGCCTCGCCCAGGTCTACGACCTTCGCTTCTGGAGCGGCGAGTCCTCAACCCGCGTGGTCATCGATCTGGAGAGGAAGATCCCCCTCCGTTACGACCGCATCGCCGATCCGGACCGGCTCTGGGTGGACCTCGTGGGCACGCGGCTCCACCCGAACCTCACCTCCCGCAGTTTCCCGGTGGGCGATGGGCTCCTGGAGAAGGTCCGCATCGGCCAGAACAAGGACGACGTGGTGCGGGTGGTCCTGGACTTCAAGGACGTGAAGGAGCACTCCGTCTTCTATCTCGAGGACCCCACCCGAACGCGGCTCGTGGTCGATGTGCGGGGGACCCCCCGGCCCGGGGAGGCCCCGCGCTCATCCGCCGCCCCCGGGCCGACCGCCCTCGCTTCACCGGAAACCATCGACCGGCTGCCCTCCCGGCGCATCACGGCCATGTTGGAGCCGCTGCCGGGCGCCTCCCGCGCCAGGCCCAACCCAAGGCTCGCCATCGACGGCGGAGAGCCGGTCCGCCGCGCCGCCGGCCCCGTCCCCCCCGCGCCCCCCGAGGTCAACCGGGCGGGCTCCTACAGCCTGGCCCGCCAGCTCGGGCTGGGGGCACGGCGGATCGTCATCGACCCGGGCCACGGCGGCCACGACCCCGGCACCATCGGGCGGGGCGGCCTCCAGGAAAAGGACCTCGTCCTCGACGTCTGCCTGCGCCTGGAGAAGCTCGTCCGGACCGAACTGGGAGCGGAGGTCATCATGACCCGCGCCAGCGACTCCTATGTCGCCCTGGAGGAGCGCACCGCCATCGCCAACTCCAAGGCCGCCGACCTCTTCCTTTCCGTCCATGCCAACAGCAGCCGCAACCCCACCGCCCGCGGGATCGAGACCTACTTCCTCAACTTCGCAGGGACCCCCCACGCGGAGGCGGTGGCCGCCCGCGAGAACGCGATCTCTGCCGCCACCCTGAAGGACCTGCAGGGCTTGGTCAAGGCCATCACCCTCAACAGCAAGATCGACGAGAGCCGGGACTTCGCGGCCTCCATCCAGGAGGCCATGGTCGAGCACCTGCGGACGCGCCACCCCGTCGAGGATCGCGGCGTCCACACCGCCCCCTTTTACGTGCTCATCGGCGCCAACATGCCGAGCATCCTGGCCGAGATCGCCTTCGTCAGCAATCCGGATGACGAGAAGCAGCTCAAGACCAACGAATACCGCGAGCTCATCGCGCAGAGCCTGCTCAAAGGCGTGCGCAGCTACCTCGAGGCCTTGAGCCGTACCCAGACCCGCCAATTGACGGGCTCGGGCCGGCGATCTACAGTGGCGGAGAGGGAGGCAAGCCGCTAA
- a CDS encoding ribonuclease J, whose amino-acid sequence MNAPTDERPLRLIPLGGLGEFGLNALVVEWQGHLLLVDAGVLFPSADMPGVDSIVPDFQYLAERREQMHGIVLTHGHEDHIGALSFALQAAPAPVYGSALTLGFAARRLRERGVSADLRTLIPGSPVEIGPFRLHPIRVAHSVLDSLAFAIETPAGVVLASGDFKIDPTAPPEESTDLAALSAWGDHGVLVLLSDSTNVEQTGPTGGEDDVLPAFREVLDRTPGRVLVSCFATSIPRIQRVADLARARDRSIAFLGRRMIDNTEVARELGQLRIPESSLLSPESLRESQAGERPLVFVSGSQGEPLSALSMISVGENRDLGVGPGDTVVFSARAIPGNERAVSRVISNLFRLGCDVVHPGTARVHVSGHGNQGDLVELLTHVRPRYLVPVHGEYRMLAQHARLAAAAGMPADRVLVAEDGEVLALGPGGARKEARVAAGRILLDRGGAGEVEDVVVRDRRQLSSDGIVVAIVVRDRQTGELESPPEIVTRGFVDAGEEAELRAETGRLVEEAVKARPREERLDSELTKERVRRELRRFFRRRTQRRPMVIPVVMEV is encoded by the coding sequence ATGAACGCGCCCACAGACGAGCGCCCACTGCGCCTCATACCGCTCGGTGGTCTCGGCGAGTTCGGGCTGAATGCCCTGGTCGTAGAGTGGCAGGGTCACCTGTTGCTCGTCGACGCGGGCGTCCTCTTCCCGAGCGCCGACATGCCGGGAGTCGACTCGATCGTGCCCGACTTCCAGTACCTGGCCGAGCGCCGCGAGCAGATGCACGGGATCGTCCTCACCCATGGCCATGAGGACCACATCGGAGCCCTGAGCTTCGCCCTGCAGGCCGCGCCCGCACCTGTTTACGGCAGCGCCCTCACCCTGGGCTTCGCGGCCAGGCGGTTGCGCGAACGCGGGGTGAGCGCGGATCTGCGCACGCTCATCCCCGGCTCCCCGGTCGAGATCGGGCCCTTCCGCCTGCATCCGATCCGCGTGGCTCACAGCGTGCTCGATAGCCTGGCCTTCGCCATCGAGACCCCGGCCGGGGTCGTCCTCGCCAGCGGGGATTTCAAGATCGACCCCACCGCTCCCCCTGAGGAGAGCACCGACCTTGCCGCGCTCTCCGCTTGGGGTGACCACGGCGTCCTGGTCCTGCTCTCCGACAGCACCAACGTCGAGCAGACGGGACCGACGGGAGGCGAGGACGACGTGCTCCCCGCGTTTCGCGAGGTGCTGGACCGCACGCCGGGGCGGGTGCTGGTCTCTTGCTTCGCCACCTCCATTCCCCGCATCCAGCGCGTGGCGGACCTAGCCCGAGCCCGCGACCGGTCCATCGCCTTCCTCGGGCGGCGCATGATCGACAACACGGAGGTGGCCCGCGAGCTGGGCCAGCTGCGGATTCCGGAATCGTCGCTCCTCTCCCCGGAGTCTCTCCGTGAGAGCCAGGCCGGGGAGCGGCCGCTGGTCTTCGTCTCCGGCAGCCAAGGGGAGCCGCTCTCCGCTCTCTCCATGATCAGCGTGGGCGAGAACCGGGACCTGGGGGTGGGCCCCGGCGACACCGTCGTTTTCTCGGCCCGCGCCATCCCCGGCAATGAGCGCGCGGTCTCCCGCGTCATCAGCAACCTCTTTCGTCTGGGCTGCGACGTGGTGCACCCCGGCACGGCCCGGGTGCACGTCTCCGGCCACGGGAACCAAGGCGACCTCGTGGAGCTCCTGACCCACGTGCGCCCGCGCTACCTGGTGCCCGTGCACGGCGAGTACCGGATGCTGGCCCAGCACGCCCGCCTCGCGGCGGCGGCGGGCATGCCTGCCGATCGGGTGCTCGTGGCCGAGGACGGCGAGGTCTTGGCCCTCGGTCCCGGGGGCGCGCGCAAGGAAGCGCGGGTGGCGGCGGGCCGCATCCTCCTCGACCGGGGAGGGGCGGGCGAGGTGGAGGACGTGGTGGTCCGGGACCGCCGCCAGCTCTCCTCGGACGGGATCGTGGTCGCGATCGTGGTCCGGGACCGACAGACCGGCGAGCTGGAATCGCCTCCCGAGATCGTCACCCGCGGCTTCGTGGACGCGGGCGAAGAGGCGGAACTGAGGGCGGAGACGGGCCGGCTGGTGGAAGAGGCGGTAAAGGCCCGGCCCCGGGAAGAGCGGCTGGACAGCGAGCTGACCAAGGAACGGGTGCGGCGGGAGCTGCGTCGCTTCTTCCGCCGCCGGACGCAGCGGCGGCCGATGGTGATCCCCGTAGTGATGGAGGTCTGA
- the rsmA gene encoding 16S rRNA (adenine(1518)-N(6)/adenine(1519)-N(6))-dimethyltransferase RsmA, translated as MPRLGQHFLRSASVQRLLRAIEPRSNETFLEIGPGTGALTLPLAGLAARVVAVEVDTALARRLRARAPANVEIVEADALHADLGALVPAGSRLAGNLPYYISSPLLRRFLDLRGHFRDLHVMLQEEVARRVAAGPGSREYGILSVLYGLWADVEIALRFAPGAFEPPPRVGSALLRVRFRGRPLAEVPDQAAFERLVQKAFSRRRRTLENNLRDSYPNLKHHLRLLNLAGSRRAETLSVVEFAKLATALVLD; from the coding sequence GTGCCCCGCCTCGGCCAGCACTTCTTACGTTCGGCTTCGGTTCAGCGCCTGCTACGGGCCATCGAGCCCCGTTCCAACGAGACCTTCTTAGAGATTGGCCCCGGCACGGGCGCCCTCACCCTGCCCCTGGCCGGACTCGCCGCCCGCGTGGTCGCGGTGGAGGTGGACACGGCGCTCGCCCGCCGCCTGCGCGCGCGGGCTCCGGCCAACGTTGAGATCGTGGAGGCCGATGCCCTGCACGCAGACCTCGGGGCCCTCGTGCCCGCGGGCAGCCGGCTGGCCGGGAATCTGCCGTATTACATCTCGAGTCCCCTGCTGCGCCGCTTCCTTGACCTGCGCGGCCACTTCCGCGACCTGCACGTCATGCTCCAGGAAGAGGTCGCGCGGCGCGTGGCCGCGGGACCCGGCTCACGCGAGTACGGAATCCTTTCCGTTCTCTACGGCCTTTGGGCCGACGTCGAGATCGCTCTCCGCTTCGCGCCCGGGGCCTTTGAGCCCCCTCCCCGAGTAGGCTCGGCGCTCCTGCGTGTCCGCTTTCGAGGCCGGCCGCTAGCCGAGGTGCCCGACCAGGCGGCCTTCGAACGGCTGGTGCAGAAGGCCTTTTCCCGCCGCCGCCGGACACTTGAAAACAACCTTCGAGATAGCTATCCTAACCTCAAGCATCACTTGAGGTTGCTCAACCTGGCGGGGTCACGGCGTGCGGAAACCCTATCTGTTGTGGAGTTTGCGAAACTGGCAACGGCCCTCGTGCTAGACTAG